In one window of Carassius carassius chromosome 38, fCarCar2.1, whole genome shotgun sequence DNA:
- the isy1 gene encoding pre-mRNA-splicing factor ISY1 homolog, with protein sequence MARNAEKAMTALARFRQAQLEEGKIKERRPFLASECNELPKAEKWRRQIISEISKKVAQIQNAGLGEFKIRDLNDEINKLLREKGHWEVRIKELGGPDYRRVGPKMLDHEGKEVPGNRGYKYFGAAKDLPGVRELFEKEPVPAPRKTRAELMKEIDADYYGYRDEDDGVLVPLEQEYEKQVIAEAVEKWKADKEARLAVGGGVKDTEEEEEYIYAVRDEESDDEMGEQMEGEDGSQAFISHVPVPTQKEIEEALVRRKKMELLQKYASESLMAQSEEAKALLGL encoded by the exons atg GCTCGAAACGCAGAGAAGGCCAT GACGGCTCTGGCCAGGTTTCGTCAAGCCCAGCTCGAAGAGGGAAAGATTAAA GAGAGAAGACCTTTCCTTGCTTCAGAGTGTAACGAGTTACCCAAAGCAGAGAAGTGGAGGAGACAG ATTATCAGTGAGATTTCAAAGAAAGTCGCCCAGATTCAGAAcg CTGGTTTGGGGGAGTTTAAGATTCGTGATTTGAATGATGAAATCAACAAACTGCTCCGAGAGAAAGGCCACTGGGAAGTGCGGATCAAGGAGCTGGGAGGCCCGGACTATAGG AGAGTGGGACCGAAGATGTTGGATCATGAGGGTAAAGAGGTGCCGGGAAACAGAGGATACAAGTATTTCGGTGCGGCCAAAGACTTACCGGGAGTCCGAGAGCTGTTCGAAAAAGAGC CTGTGCCAGCACCCAGAAAAACCCGCGCTGAGCTGATGAAGGAAATAGATGCTGACTATTATGGTTATAGAGATGAGGACGACGGTGTTTTAGTGCCGCTGGAGCAGGAATATGAGAAACAAG TCATAGCAGAGGCTGTTGAGAAATGGAAAGCAGACAAAGAGGCTCGATTAGCCGTTGGTGGAGGTGTGAAAGACacggaagaggaggaggaatatATTTACGCTGTCAGAGATGAAGAG TCTGATGATGAAATGGGAGAACAGATGGAGGGAGAAGATGGTTCACAGGCGTTCATCTCTCATGTTCCTGTTCCCACGCAGAAGGAG ATTGAGGAAGCCCTGGTGAGACGGAAGAAGATGGAGCTGCTGCAGAAATACGCCAGCGAGAGTTTGATGGCACAGAGTGAAGAGGCCAAAGCACTGCTCGGTCTATAG